A region of Vigna radiata var. radiata cultivar VC1973A chromosome 6, Vradiata_ver6, whole genome shotgun sequence DNA encodes the following proteins:
- the LOC106763942 gene encoding 60S ribosomal protein L13-1: MVKHNNVIPSGHFRKHWQNYVKTWFNQPARKTRRRLARQKKAVKIFPRPTAGPLRPVVHGQTLKYNMKVRAGRGFSLEELKSAGIPKKLAPTIGIAVDHRRKNRSLEGLQANVQRLKTYKAKLVVFPRRARKVKTGDSSAEELANATQVQGPFLPIAREKPTVDLVKVTDEMKAFKAYYKLRLERTNQRHYGARLKKAAEAEKEDKK; this comes from the exons ATGGTTAAACATAACAACGTCATCCCCAGTGGACATTTCCGGAAACATTGGCAAAACTATGTGAAGACTTGGTTCAATCAACCAGCGAGAAAGACCAGAAGACGATTAG CTCGGCAGAAGAAGGCTGTCAAAATTTTCCCTAGGCCAACTGCTGGACCTCTCAGGCCTGTTGTTCATGGTCAGACGTTGAAATACAACATGAAAGTCAGAGCTGGAAGAGGATTTTCTCTTGAAGAATTGAAG AGTGCTGGAATTCCCAAAAAACTTGCTCCAACTATTGGCATTGCTGTTGATCATCGGCGCAAGAACCGTTCTTTGGAGGGTCTGCAGGCTAATGTGCAGAGACTCAAAACATACAAGGCCAAGTTGGTTGTTTTCCCAAGACGGGCACGAAAGGTGAAG ACCGGTGATTCTAGTGCTGAGGAACTAGCAAATGCTACCCAGGTTCAGGGTCCATTCTTGCCCATTGCGAGGGAGAAGCCTACTGTTGACCTTGTTAAGGTAACAGATGAAATGAAGGCATTCAAAGCTTACTATAAGCTTCGTCTTGAACGCACCAACCAACGTCACTATGGTGCCCGTTTAAAGAAAGCTGCTGAAGCAGAGAAGGAAGACAAGAAATAG
- the LOC106764874 gene encoding polyadenylate-binding protein 2: MAQIQAQQQGPVSAPPNGVAPAPNANQFVTTSLYVGDLDQNVNDSQLYDLFSQVGQVVSVRVCRDLTTRRSLGYGYVNYSNPTDAARALDVLNFTPLNNKSIRIMYSHRDPSIRKSGTANIFIKNLDKAIDHKALHDTFSSFGHILSCKIATDGSGLSKGYGFVQFDNEESAQNAIDKLNGMLINDKQVYVGPFLRKQDRENALSKTKFNNVYVKNLSDSTTDEELKKIFGEYGTITSAVVMRDADGKSKCFGFVNFENPDDAAKAVEGLNGKKFDEKEWYVGKAQKKSERELELKGRFEQSIKEAADKFQGVNLYLKNLDDTISDENLKEMFSEFGTITSYKVMRDPNGISRGSGFVAFSTPEEASRALGEMNGKMIAGKPLYVALAQRKEERRARLQAQFSQMRPVAISPSVGPRMPLYPPGAPGLGQQFLYGQGPPAMIPPQAGFGYQQQLVPGMRPGGGPMPSFFVPLVQQGQQGQRPGGRRGAGPVQQPQQPVPMMQQQMLPRGRVYRYPPGRNMQDVPLPGVAGGMMSVPYDMGGLPIRDAVGQPMPIQALATALANAPPEQQRTMLGEALYPLVDQLEHDAAAKVTGMLLEMDQPEVLHLIESPDALKAKVAEAMDVLRNVAQQQTNPADQLASLSLNDNLVP; the protein is encoded by the exons ATGGCGCAGATTCAGGCACAGCAGCAGGGTCCGGTTTCGGCTCCCCCAAACGGTGTCGCGCCGGCGCCGAACGCGAATCAGTTCGTGACGACGTCGCTGTACGTAGGCGATCTTGACCAGAATGTCAATGACTCGCAACTCTATGATCTGTTCAGTCAGGTCGGACAAGTCGTTTCGGTTCGTGTCTGCAGGGACTTGACCACGCGTCGTTCACTCGGCTATGGCTATGTCAATTACAGTAACCCTACCGATG CTGCGAGGGCATTGGATGTGCTGAATTTCACTCCACTGAACAACAAATCTATTAGGATCATGTATTCTCATCGGGATCCTAGTATTCGGAAGAGTGGTACTGCGAATATTTTTATCAAG AATTTGGATAAGGCTATTGACCACAAGGCCTTACatgatactttttcttcttttggacACATTCTTTCTTGCAAAATAGCAACTGATGGTTCTGGCCTGTCTAAAGGTTATGGTTTTGTTCAATTTGACAATGAAGAGTCTGCACAGAATGCTATTGACAAGTTAAATGGCATGCTGATCAATGATAAGCAGGTCTATGTAGGTCCTTTCCTGCGAAAGCAAGATAGAGAGAATGCTCTCAGTAAGACAAAATTCAATAATGTCTATGTGAAAAACCTATCAGATTCAACCACAGATGAAGAGTTGAAGAAAATTTTTGGAGAATATGGCACAATTACTAGTGCTGTAGTAATGAGAGATGCGGATGGTAAATCTAAGTGTTTTGGTTTCGTCAATTTTGAAAACCCAGACGATGCTGCCAAAGCTGTTGAGGGGCTTAATGGGAAGAAATTCGATGAGAAGGAGTGGTATGTTGGAAAAGCCCAGAAAAAATCTGAGCGTGaacttgaattgaaaggaaGGTTTGAGCAGAGTATCAAGGAAGCTGCTGACAAATTTCAGGGTGTGAACTTGTATCTCAAGAACTTGGATGATACTATTAGTGatgaaaatcttaaagaaaTGTTTTCTGAGTTTGGTACAATAACTTCATACAAG GTAATGCGGGACCCGAATGGAATTAGTAGAGGATCTGGATTTGTTGCATTTTCAACTCCTGAAGAAGCATCTCGTGCT CTTGGTGAGATGAATGGTAAAATGATTGCTGGAAAGCCTCTCTACGTTGCCCTGGCacagagaaaagaagagagaagagcaAGGTTACAG GCACAGTTTTCACAGATGAGGCCTGTTGCAATTTCGCCTTCTGTTGGACCTCGTATGCCTCTCTATCCTCCTGGTGCTCCTGGACTAGGACAACAATTTTTGTATGGTCAAGGACCACCAGCCATGATTCCTCCCCAA GCTGGATTTGGTTACCAGCAGCAGCTAGTTCCTGGAATGAGGCCTGGTGGCGGTCCAATGCCTAGCTTCTTTGTTCCTCTGGTTCAGCAGGGGCAGCAAGGACAGCGCCCAGGTGGTCGCCGAGGAGCAGGTCCTGTCCAACAACCTCAGCAGCCAGTGCCAATGATGCAGCAGCAG ATGCTTCCAAGGGGACGAGTCTATCGTTACCCTCCTGGCCGCAACATGCAAGATGTCCCACTTCCAGGTGTAGCTGGTGGGATGATGTCTGTCCCGTATGACATGGGTGGTCTGCCAATCCGTGATGCTGTGGGACAGCCAATGCCTATTCAAGCTCTGGCTACGGCCCTTGCAAATGCCCCACCTGAGCAGCAGAGGACT ATGCTGGGTGAAGCTTTATACCCGCTGGTGGATCAGCTGGAACATGACGCAGCAGCAAAGGTTACTGGCATGCTTTTGGAGATGGACCAGCCTGAAGTGCTACATCTGATCGAGTCACCGGATGCTCTGAAGGCGAAAGTTGCTGAAGCCATGGATGTGTTGAGAAATGTTGCTCAGCAGCAAACCAACCCTGCTGATCAACTAGCTTCACTCTCTCTCAATGACAATCTTGTCCCTTAG